A window from Acidimicrobiia bacterium encodes these proteins:
- a CDS encoding V-type ATP synthase subunit A, with the protein MIGESSGTLTRLAGPVAEAAGLRDARLYNVVRVGRRRLIGEVIRLHADRTVIQIYEDTSGLQVGSSVVDTGEPLTVELGPGLLGRVFDGVQRPLPALAADASGPYGRPFIRRGIELPSIDRDRSWDLTFCVEEGDRVVAGDIVATTPETSALDHRILVPLGVSGRITSLGKGSARAEDPVVWVDGTPVFMTIRWPVRRRRPASLRLDPSAPLITGQRVVDTLFPLARGGTATIPGGFGTGKTVHEQTLARWADADVVVYVACGERGNELAEVLEEFPNLEDPRTGARLMERTILIANTSNMPVAAREASIYTGITIAEYYRDQGYDVALLADSTSRWGEALREVSSRLEEMPGEEGYPAYLPSRLSEFYERAGAVLSLGSEPRAGSVSVVGAVSPPGGDFSEPVTQYSLRLAGTFWSLDADLARRRHFPAIHWTRSYSLYDLGGWFDESVADDWTEQRSWALGVLGQEEELQNIVQLLGIDVLAPSERVTFQTGRILREDFMQQSAFDEVDAFCPLTKQYWMLRVIHRFHEQLFGKVDESTDIERATSLGVLADIARMRAWPPDEAEARGRDLIARIDEEVGSL; encoded by the coding sequence ATGATCGGCGAATCCTCCGGAACGCTCACGCGCCTGGCCGGGCCGGTAGCCGAGGCTGCCGGCCTGCGTGATGCTCGCCTGTATAACGTCGTACGCGTCGGCCGGCGCCGCTTGATCGGCGAGGTGATCCGCCTCCACGCCGATCGAACCGTCATACAGATATACGAGGACACGAGTGGCCTGCAGGTGGGTTCGTCCGTGGTCGACACAGGGGAGCCGCTCACTGTGGAACTGGGGCCCGGGTTGCTGGGTCGGGTGTTCGATGGGGTGCAGCGGCCGTTGCCGGCGCTCGCCGCCGATGCGTCCGGGCCCTACGGCCGCCCATTCATCCGGCGGGGCATCGAGTTGCCTTCGATAGACCGGGATCGGTCGTGGGACTTGACCTTCTGTGTCGAAGAGGGCGACCGGGTGGTCGCCGGTGACATCGTCGCAACCACTCCGGAAACGTCGGCCCTCGACCATCGCATCCTGGTTCCGCTCGGTGTCTCCGGACGGATAACGTCGCTCGGCAAGGGTTCGGCACGGGCGGAGGACCCTGTTGTTTGGGTCGACGGTACGCCGGTGTTCATGACCATCCGCTGGCCGGTGCGCCGGCGGCGGCCGGCTTCTCTCCGTTTGGACCCGTCCGCGCCGTTGATCACCGGCCAGCGTGTCGTCGATACCCTGTTCCCGCTGGCGCGCGGGGGAACTGCGACCATTCCGGGAGGTTTCGGTACGGGCAAGACCGTGCACGAGCAGACGCTCGCAAGATGGGCCGATGCCGACGTGGTCGTCTACGTGGCGTGCGGGGAACGCGGCAACGAACTGGCCGAGGTACTCGAAGAGTTTCCCAATCTCGAGGATCCGCGCACCGGCGCCCGGCTGATGGAGAGGACCATCCTCATCGCCAACACCTCGAACATGCCGGTCGCTGCTCGAGAGGCCAGCATCTACACCGGTATCACGATCGCCGAGTACTACAGGGATCAGGGATACGACGTGGCGCTGCTTGCCGATAGCACCAGTCGATGGGGTGAGGCCTTGCGCGAGGTGTCCAGCCGGTTGGAGGAGATGCCGGGCGAAGAGGGCTATCCGGCGTACCTGCCGTCACGTCTCTCCGAGTTCTATGAGAGGGCCGGAGCGGTGCTGTCGCTCGGGTCCGAACCCCGGGCGGGATCGGTGAGCGTCGTCGGCGCGGTGTCTCCACCCGGCGGCGACTTCTCGGAACCGGTCACCCAGTACAGCCTGCGGCTGGCAGGAACGTTCTGGTCGCTCGACGCGGACCTCGCCCGGCGCCGGCACTTCCCGGCGATCCACTGGACGCGCAGTTACAGCCTCTACGACCTGGGAGGATGGTTCGACGAATCGGTAGCCGACGATTGGACGGAGCAGCGCAGTTGGGCTCTAGGGGTACTCGGTCAGGAAGAGGAACTCCAGAACATCGTTCAGTTGCTCGGAATCGACGTGCTTGCACCGAGCGAGCGGGTGACTTTCCAAACCGGACGGATTCTTCGCGAGGATTTCATGCAGCAGTCGGCATTCGACGAGGTCGACGCTTTCTGTCCGCTCACCAAGCAGTACTGGATGCTGCGGGTGATCCACCGCTTTCACGAGCAGCTCTTCGGCAAGGTCGACGAATCGACCGATATCGAGCGGGCGACCTCACTCGGGGTGCTGGCGGACATAGCCCGAATGCGAGCATGGCCG
- a CDS encoding V-type ATP synthase subunit F: MTSAHLTIVAPPELAAGFRLAGAGVRPVVDPAQAASAVDDLITEGERGVIGVYEPFFLRFDPHLRDRLEKSVSPVVISVPAGFGADEGVSRRARIAALLGRAVGYHITFGEDSR; the protein is encoded by the coding sequence ATGACCTCGGCTCACCTCACGATCGTGGCTCCTCCGGAGCTGGCTGCGGGCTTCCGGCTGGCGGGCGCCGGAGTGCGTCCCGTCGTCGATCCGGCTCAGGCGGCGAGCGCGGTTGATGATTTGATCACCGAGGGGGAGCGAGGCGTCATCGGTGTGTACGAGCCCTTCTTCCTCCGCTTCGATCCCCATCTGCGGGACCGTCTCGAGAAATCGGTATCACCCGTCGTTATCTCAGTCCCGGCCGGCTTCGGCGCCGACGAGGGAGTGAGTCGGAGGGCACGCATCGCCGCCCTGCTCGGCCGGGCGGTGGGCTACCACATCACGTTTGGAGAGGACAGCCGATGA
- a CDS encoding V-type ATPase subunit gives MNGYDYGNARIRALRSRMLTPDELSGLLSAGTIERLLGALADTAYASEVQAAMLRFSGLRCLDEAVRSHLARHLRMLERFFDGPERSRLELLLRRWDLRNLRTILRGRVRLEGSEQIVRLLVPAGTIDEPALIELASQPGLRATVELLVAWSLPSAGTAGRLIAVWPEYEATNDPSLIEGTLNRAYADHLHSSLGGGPNDELARMLRLEMDQTNLNTALRLRSSRVEAEPGWDLGDPSAHYLSAGRIPFDSLESVRLAGTPGDVVRLLQDAPIPASWKAAAAGWSVDGDLLRFSAALESAMAQEAVGLFAKGDPLGIAIPVAFAWTKESEARNLRLIGRGVVHAIPSDVIERELIAS, from the coding sequence ATGAACGGCTACGACTACGGCAACGCCAGGATTCGGGCCCTACGGTCACGGATGCTGACCCCCGATGAGCTGTCCGGTCTCCTGAGCGCCGGCACCATCGAGCGGCTGCTCGGGGCACTTGCCGACACCGCATACGCATCGGAGGTACAGGCGGCGATGTTGCGGTTCTCGGGGTTGCGTTGCCTGGACGAGGCAGTCCGATCTCACCTGGCCCGGCACCTTCGAATGCTGGAGAGATTCTTCGACGGCCCGGAGAGGAGCAGGCTCGAGTTGCTGCTCCGACGCTGGGACCTCCGCAACCTGCGCACGATCCTCCGGGGCCGGGTGCGGCTCGAGGGTTCCGAGCAGATCGTTCGCCTTCTGGTCCCGGCGGGTACGATCGACGAACCGGCCCTGATCGAGCTCGCTTCGCAACCCGGCCTGCGGGCGACCGTGGAACTCCTGGTGGCGTGGAGCCTGCCTTCCGCAGGAACGGCCGGCCGGTTGATCGCAGTCTGGCCGGAATACGAGGCGACCAACGATCCGAGTTTGATCGAGGGCACGCTCAATCGAGCGTACGCCGATCACCTCCACTCGTCACTGGGCGGCGGTCCGAACGACGAACTCGCCCGAATGCTTCGCCTCGAGATGGATCAGACGAACCTCAACACCGCTCTGCGGCTGCGCAGCTCGCGAGTAGAGGCCGAACCCGGCTGGGACCTCGGTGACCCTTCTGCCCACTACCTCTCCGCAGGACGGATTCCGTTCGACTCCCTCGAGTCGGTTCGGCTTGCCGGGACACCCGGCGATGTCGTCCGTCTCCTGCAGGATGCGCCCATTCCGGCATCCTGGAAGGCAGCCGCGGCCGGCTGGTCGGTAGACGGCGACCTGCTGCGCTTCTCGGCTGCTCTGGAGTCGGCAATGGCACAGGAGGCAGTGGGTCTCTTCGCGAAAGGTGATCCCCTGGGTATCGCAATTCCGGTGGCTTTCGCGTGGACCAAGGAGAGTGAGGCCCGCAACCTCCGGCTGATCGGTCGAGGTGTGGTGCACGCTATTCCGTCCGACGTCATCGAGCGGGAGCTGATCGCATCATGA
- a CDS encoding V-type ATP synthase subunit E, giving the protein MALADILDAIRAGAAAEIETIVAQADDECSALLDHARRQAGSERERLARGRDPAAERQADRIVNRARLEADRAVRAEVEALYVETRDAASEIIGSLRGTRCYEEVLARLIRECCVALPEATTLSVDPEDEELARRILSGDGRSDLKLEATLNTRGGAGVSGDNGRVVRNDFESRLARADDLLRLIFAEKIGRRIPT; this is encoded by the coding sequence TTGGCACTCGCCGACATCCTCGACGCCATCCGCGCCGGGGCCGCTGCCGAAATCGAGACGATCGTGGCGCAGGCCGACGACGAGTGTTCGGCTCTGTTGGATCACGCCCGCCGGCAGGCAGGGAGCGAAAGGGAGCGACTCGCCCGGGGCCGTGATCCTGCTGCGGAACGACAGGCCGATCGGATAGTGAATCGCGCCCGGCTCGAGGCAGATCGAGCGGTGCGAGCCGAGGTCGAGGCACTGTACGTCGAAACCCGTGACGCAGCTTCGGAGATAATCGGGTCGCTGCGCGGGACCAGATGCTACGAGGAGGTTCTGGCTCGCCTCATCCGGGAGTGCTGCGTTGCGCTGCCGGAAGCCACCACGCTCAGCGTCGATCCGGAAGACGAGGAGCTGGCACGGCGCATCCTCTCCGGCGACGGCCGTAGCGATCTCAAACTCGAGGCCACCTTGAACACGAGGGGCGGTGCCGGGGTGAGCGGCGACAACGGCCGGGTCGTGCGAAACGACTTCGAATCCCGGCTCGCCCGGGCCGACGACCTCCTCCGGCTCATCTTCGCCGAGAAGATCGGTCGAAGGATCCCGACATGA
- a CDS encoding ATPase, which translates to MEGGLIEIGLGLKAGLLGIGAGFAVGLAAIGTGYAQGRIGSAGIGALTEKPELLGRVILLVAIPETLVILGFAVAAMIIILLGG; encoded by the coding sequence ATGGAAGGTGGTCTGATCGAGATCGGCCTGGGCCTCAAAGCCGGTTTGCTCGGCATCGGGGCCGGGTTCGCAGTCGGGCTGGCAGCGATCGGTACCGGCTACGCGCAGGGCCGTATCGGATCTGCCGGAATCGGAGCCCTGACCGAGAAACCGGAGCTGCTCGGCAGGGTCATCCTGCTGGTGGCAATCCCCGAGACTCTCGTGATCCTGGGATTCGCGGTTGCGGCGATGATCATCATCTTGCTGGGGGGTTGA
- a CDS encoding V-type ATPase 116kDa subunit family protein, whose product MAKLHIIGHQSELDETLAVLHGLRNVHLIDVSDDATVPLPPLAVDEQHLQRIEDLRYLRARLGSVLALVPGLPDPGLVLPEMTEISLDRMRGELNELAPKVEQLVHHIDDLTREQETLPRHVASLTKLLPLVPGLAQLRGYGTAVLLVESRHSSVLGELNVQLTEKLAGNFEIISDHVDSNTVGAVLVYPRDHSEEVASLLGREAISRVRLPRQYETMSFREAISAMKARLADLPGEIASSQRELDVLVAAHADWAAAGSYLDRHLDQLGAIRHLGATAHTFVISGWVPERAAGQIEKVVAERVGEKVIVERAAVEEGEVPPVLMHNPAPARPFEFLVRLLAIPRYGSVDPTLLMGLFVPLFFGIMLGDVIYGAILLGLAALANRYLRNRSPALRDLSRVFLLSASWAVLWGVVYGEYLGDLGHRLLGIEPIWINREEALEPLLLFSLAIGAGHVTLGLLLGVWQSLKFHRRHETIERLMLLLTLGALFTLAAVAADFLPRSLVTPSFAAIVVATVVLMVMGGGLGPVMAPLEIIGLVGNVLSYLRIAALGVASVYLARVANELGAAAPLWLGIMIAALFHALNLALGAFSPTVQALRLHYVEFFSKFYDEGGDEFRPFGGLDNRVVSM is encoded by the coding sequence ATGGCCAAGCTCCACATCATCGGCCATCAGAGCGAACTCGATGAAACTCTGGCCGTGCTGCACGGACTGCGCAACGTGCACCTCATCGACGTTTCGGATGACGCGACGGTGCCGCTCCCTCCTCTGGCGGTGGACGAACAGCACTTGCAGAGGATCGAAGATCTGCGCTACCTGCGAGCGCGGCTCGGTTCGGTGCTGGCGTTGGTGCCCGGTCTGCCCGATCCCGGTCTGGTGCTTCCGGAGATGACGGAAATCAGTCTCGACCGGATGCGGGGCGAGCTCAACGAACTCGCCCCGAAGGTCGAGCAGCTCGTCCACCACATCGACGATCTGACCCGGGAGCAGGAGACGCTTCCCCGGCATGTCGCCTCCCTGACCAAGCTGCTCCCTCTCGTGCCGGGACTCGCCCAACTGCGGGGATACGGAACGGCCGTACTCCTTGTTGAGAGCCGCCACTCTTCCGTGCTGGGCGAGCTGAACGTTCAACTGACTGAGAAACTGGCAGGCAACTTCGAGATCATCTCGGATCATGTCGATTCGAACACGGTCGGTGCCGTGCTCGTGTATCCCCGCGACCATTCCGAGGAGGTTGCTTCGTTGCTCGGCCGCGAAGCCATCAGCCGTGTGCGGCTTCCCAGGCAGTACGAGACTATGTCGTTTCGCGAGGCAATCAGTGCCATGAAGGCCAGGCTCGCTGATCTGCCCGGGGAGATAGCTTCGTCTCAACGGGAGCTCGATGTGCTCGTCGCCGCTCACGCCGATTGGGCTGCGGCCGGTTCCTACCTGGACCGGCATCTCGATCAGCTCGGCGCCATCCGCCACCTCGGGGCAACGGCTCACACTTTCGTCATCTCGGGCTGGGTTCCCGAGCGGGCAGCCGGTCAGATCGAAAAGGTGGTTGCGGAGCGAGTGGGGGAGAAGGTCATCGTTGAGAGGGCCGCCGTCGAGGAGGGAGAGGTCCCCCCGGTGCTCATGCACAATCCGGCACCGGCCCGGCCGTTCGAATTCCTGGTGCGTCTGCTTGCGATCCCGCGCTACGGGAGCGTCGATCCAACCCTTCTGATGGGCCTCTTCGTTCCGTTGTTCTTCGGGATCATGCTCGGCGACGTGATCTACGGGGCAATCCTGCTCGGGCTGGCCGCGCTGGCGAACCGCTACCTGCGGAATCGATCTCCCGCCCTCCGGGACCTGAGCCGGGTGTTCTTGCTGTCCGCCTCGTGGGCGGTCCTCTGGGGGGTCGTCTACGGCGAATACCTGGGCGATCTCGGGCACCGACTGCTGGGAATCGAGCCGATCTGGATCAACCGGGAGGAAGCGCTCGAGCCTCTGCTGCTGTTCTCACTCGCGATCGGGGCGGGTCACGTCACCCTCGGCCTGCTCCTGGGAGTCTGGCAATCGTTGAAGTTCCACCGGAGACACGAAACCATCGAGCGTCTGATGCTCCTGCTCACTCTTGGAGCTTTGTTCACGCTGGCTGCCGTCGCAGCAGACTTCCTGCCTCGCTCCCTGGTGACTCCGTCGTTCGCAGCCATCGTGGTTGCCACGGTCGTTCTCATGGTGATGGGCGGCGGACTGGGGCCGGTGATGGCACCTCTAGAGATCATCGGACTGGTCGGCAACGTTCTGTCCTATCTTCGTATCGCCGCACTCGGGGTGGCATCGGTGTATCTGGCCCGCGTAGCCAACGAACTAGGCGCCGCCGCACCTTTGTGGCTCGGCATCATGATCGCTGCCCTATTCCACGCGCTCAATCTGGCGCTCGGCGCCTTCAGCCCGACGGTCCAGGCGCTGCGCCTCCACTACGTGGAGTTCTTCAGCAAGTTCTACGACGAGGGGGGAGACGAATTCCGGCCGTTCGGCGGCCTGGACAACCGGGTGGTTTCAATGTGA
- a CDS encoding V-type ATP synthase subunit D, which yields MEQITATRTGLLRCRTRISLAARGRDVLKEKRDQLMEEFRRVADVVLAGSGALDRAAVEGRSALARAEAVHGSEEVMSLGLATRREIPLQARTATVMGVRIANIEYEPVGRPRIGRGYTLAGSSAYIDRAAEGFESVVSLLLELAAEELRLRRLVDEIATTTRRVNALESVVIPQLEREQRTIQSVLDERERQDHFRLKRYMARRTARAGAVS from the coding sequence GTGGAACAGATCACCGCCACCCGCACCGGCCTGCTGCGGTGTCGCACGCGAATCAGCCTGGCGGCGCGGGGTAGAGATGTACTCAAAGAGAAGCGCGATCAGCTCATGGAGGAGTTCCGCAGAGTTGCCGACGTGGTACTCGCCGGCAGCGGAGCACTAGACCGCGCCGCCGTCGAAGGCCGTTCCGCTCTAGCCCGCGCAGAAGCTGTTCACGGTTCCGAAGAGGTCATGTCGCTTGGTCTGGCGACCCGAAGGGAGATCCCTCTCCAGGCGAGGACTGCCACCGTCATGGGTGTTCGCATCGCCAATATCGAATACGAGCCGGTGGGACGTCCGAGAATCGGGCGGGGCTACACGCTCGCCGGTTCGAGCGCCTACATCGACAGGGCCGCCGAGGGATTCGAGTCGGTGGTGTCGCTCTTGCTCGAACTGGCCGCCGAGGAGCTTCGGCTGCGACGCCTCGTCGACGAAATCGCCACGACGACCCGTCGTGTCAATGCCCTCGAATCGGTCGTCATACCGCAGCTGGAACGCGAACAGCGAACGATTCAGAGCGTCCTCGATGAGCGTGAACGTCAAGACCACTTCCGCCTGAAGCGCTACATGGCGCGCAGGACGGCGCGTGCCGGGGCCGTCTCATGA
- a CDS encoding heavy-metal-associated domain-containing protein, whose product MTSIVVDVPAMYADHHVVEVRRMLLDVPGVDSIYASSAFRVVEIEFDESLTTAEALERLIGEAGYQIAPPVPTESGEPVPGGAGPRFKRLTTTHPAAGSGVAFRQDTVMYAAGEEREGWRIEDVGRMHR is encoded by the coding sequence ATGACGTCGATAGTCGTCGATGTCCCGGCTATGTACGCCGACCACCATGTGGTCGAGGTCAGGCGGATGCTCCTCGACGTTCCGGGGGTCGACTCCATCTACGCCTCGAGCGCATTTCGTGTCGTTGAGATCGAGTTCGACGAATCCCTGACCACCGCGGAAGCACTCGAACGGTTGATCGGCGAAGCCGGCTATCAGATTGCGCCGCCCGTGCCGACCGAGTCCGGCGAGCCGGTGCCCGGCGGCGCCGGACCGCGCTTCAAGCGACTCACTACCACTCATCCGGCCGCCGGTAGCGGGGTGGCGTTCCGGCAGGACACCGTCATGTACGCAGCGGGAGAAGAGCGAGAAGGCTGGAGAATCGAGGACGTGGGGAGGATGCACCGGTGA
- the cooS gene encoding anaerobic carbon-monoxide dehydrogenase catalytic subunit, translating to MTEQDIPSPRRGRRSPQEASVDPAAQAMLAFADEIGASTAFSRADTLGPCNIGAVGMCCSLCGMGPCRLTKDGSTGVCGATIDTIQARNFIRSVAAGAAAHSDHGRDLAFTLKAVADGEAEGYTIRDVPKLRVVASHYGIDVRDRSPEEIAGDLADLYLEQFGRQKGFLEPIGRAPAKRRKRWEELGVTPRGIDREVVEALHRTHMGDDQDPAHILHHAVRTSLADGWGGSMIATDISDILFGTPAPLLGEANLGVLKEDMVNVVVHGHEPTLSEMIVAASRDPEIVEYARAAGATGINLAGICCTANEILMRQGIPAAGNFLQQELAILTGAIEAMVVDVQCIMQALVALAEGFHTKIITTSAKVKIKGATHIEFDEHHAMGIAKDILRMAIDNYRERGETHIPDYRNTLTPGFSHEYVNYMLGGSYRGSFRPLNDAIMAGRIRGVAAIVGCTNPRIQHDSMHTAITSALLRQDVLVVETGCAAIANAKIGLLVGDAGLDKVGPGLREVCETVGIPPVLHMGSCVDNTRILTVLTQMVEEGGLGDDIDEIPAVGLAPEWMSEKALSIATYCVASGAYVIMGGSNPVEGRQDKVPESVLVADHMSSGWNEMYGGKLEFVDDVDEIIARTIDHIDAKRAALGLPEYNPARFGMSGDARVEELEALPLRERMSALYGANS from the coding sequence GTGACCGAGCAAGACATTCCGTCCCCCAGGAGAGGGAGACGTAGCCCGCAGGAGGCGTCGGTGGATCCTGCGGCGCAGGCAATGCTCGCATTCGCCGATGAGATCGGTGCTTCGACGGCGTTCAGTCGGGCGGACACTCTGGGTCCCTGCAATATCGGTGCCGTCGGAATGTGTTGCAGTCTGTGCGGCATGGGCCCGTGTCGCCTGACCAAGGACGGGTCTACGGGTGTCTGCGGCGCCACGATCGACACTATCCAGGCCAGGAACTTCATCAGATCGGTCGCGGCCGGAGCAGCAGCGCACTCCGATCATGGACGGGATCTCGCCTTCACCCTGAAGGCGGTGGCGGACGGTGAGGCCGAGGGTTACACGATTCGCGACGTGCCGAAACTCAGAGTCGTCGCGAGCCATTACGGGATCGACGTGCGCGACCGCAGCCCGGAGGAAATAGCCGGCGACCTGGCGGACCTCTACCTGGAGCAGTTCGGCAGGCAGAAGGGTTTCCTCGAACCAATCGGTCGAGCGCCCGCCAAGCGCCGGAAGCGGTGGGAGGAACTAGGCGTGACGCCGCGCGGAATCGACCGGGAGGTCGTTGAGGCGCTGCACCGCACACACATGGGAGACGACCAGGACCCTGCCCACATCCTCCACCATGCCGTGCGCACCTCTCTGGCAGATGGTTGGGGCGGCAGCATGATCGCCACGGACATCTCCGACATCCTGTTCGGGACTCCCGCCCCACTGCTCGGAGAGGCCAATCTGGGCGTCCTGAAGGAGGACATGGTCAACGTCGTCGTTCACGGCCACGAGCCGACGTTGAGCGAAATGATCGTCGCCGCCAGCAGGGACCCGGAAATCGTCGAGTACGCTCGCGCCGCCGGAGCGACCGGGATAAACCTGGCCGGAATCTGCTGCACCGCCAATGAGATCCTGATGCGGCAGGGCATTCCGGCGGCGGGCAACTTCCTCCAGCAGGAACTCGCCATACTCACCGGTGCAATCGAGGCGATGGTGGTCGACGTCCAGTGCATCATGCAGGCACTGGTTGCCCTGGCGGAGGGTTTTCACACGAAGATCATCACGACGTCGGCAAAGGTGAAGATCAAGGGTGCCACGCACATAGAGTTCGATGAGCACCACGCGATGGGCATCGCCAAGGACATACTGCGGATGGCCATCGACAACTACCGCGAGCGGGGCGAGACCCACATCCCGGACTACCGCAACACGCTGACCCCGGGTTTCTCACACGAGTACGTCAACTACATGCTCGGCGGCAGCTATCGAGGATCTTTCCGACCACTCAACGACGCAATCATGGCCGGCCGTATCCGGGGGGTTGCCGCAATCGTCGGGTGCACGAATCCCCGCATACAGCACGACTCCATGCATACGGCGATCACCAGTGCCCTGCTCCGGCAGGACGTGCTGGTCGTCGAAACGGGCTGCGCGGCCATTGCCAACGCCAAGATCGGCCTTCTCGTCGGTGACGCCGGCCTGGACAAGGTCGGACCCGGCCTCCGGGAAGTGTGCGAAACGGTAGGCATTCCGCCCGTGCTCCACATGGGTTCGTGCGTGGACAACACCCGCATCTTGACGGTCCTCACCCAGATGGTGGAGGAAGGCGGCCTCGGCGACGACATCGATGAGATCCCGGCCGTCGGCCTGGCTCCCGAGTGGATGAGCGAGAAGGCGCTATCGATCGCCACATACTGCGTCGCCTCGGGCGCCTACGTGATCATGGGCGGCAGCAACCCGGTCGAAGGCCGCCAGGACAAGGTCCCGGAGAGTGTATTGGTGGCGGACCACATGAGCTCCGGTTGGAATGAGATGTACGGGGGGAAACTGGAGTTCGTCGATGACGTGGACGAGATCATCGCGCGGACCATCGATCACATCGATGCCAAACGGGCAGCCCTCGGCCTGCCCGAGTACAACCCGGCCCGTTTCGGTATGAGCGGCGACGCCCGCGTCGAGGAACTGGAGGCACTTCCGTTGCGGGAACGGATGTCCGCCCTCTACGGGGCGAACTCGTAA